In Mercurialis annua linkage group LG5, ddMerAnnu1.2, whole genome shotgun sequence, a single genomic region encodes these proteins:
- the LOC126682124 gene encoding endoglucanase 8-like: MAPKSHTSNFRVAVFLLLLFFRPISGGTKHDYHDALRKSILFFEGQRSGKLPPDQRVKWRKDSALHDGASFGRDLTGGYYDAGDNIKFGFPMAFTATLLSWSIIDFGRNMGPELKNAVKAVKWVTDYLLKATAVPGVVYVQVGDAYSDHNCWERPEDMDTLRTVYKIDASHPGSDVAGETAAALAAASIVFRSRDPAYSRLLLDRAVKVFDFADRHRGAYSNSLRSAVCPFYCDVNGFQDELLWGAAWLHKASRRRHYREYIVKNEVVLHAGDTINEFGWDNKHAGINVLISKEVLMGKANYFQTFKQNADAFICSLLPGISHPQVQYSPGGLIFKAGGSNMQHVTSLSFLLLAYSNYLSHANKVVPCGQITASPALLKQLAKRQVDYILGDNPLEMSYMVGYGQRYPQRIHHRGSSLPSVQAHPARIGCKAGSRYFLSPNANPNVHIGAVVGGPNVTDAFPDSRPYFQESEPTTYINAPLVGLLAFFSAHY; this comes from the exons ATGGCGCCAAAATCCCACACTTCCAATTTCCGAGTCGCCGTTTTTCTCCTCCTCCTATTTTTCCGTCCAATTTCCGGCGGCACCAAACACGACTACCACGACGCTCTTCGCAAGAGCATTCTCTTCTTCGAAGGCCAACGCTCCGGCAAACTCCCCCCCGATCAACGCGTCAAATGGCGTAAGGACTCCGCATTGCACGACGGCGCCTCCTTCGGT AGGGATTTAACGGGAGGATATTACGACGCCGGAGATAACATTAAGTTCGGATTCCCAATGGCATTCACGGCGACGTTACTGTCATGGAGCATAATCGATTTCGGAAGAAACATGGGACCGGAGCTAAAAAACGCCGTTAAAGCAGTTAAATGGGTGACGGATTATTTATTAAAGGCGACGGCAGTACCTGGCGTCGTTTATGTTCAGGTAGGCGACGCGTATTCGGATCATAACTGTTGGGAAAGACCTGAGGACATGGATACGCTACGAACGGTGTACAAGATCGACGCCTCTCACCCTGGATCTGACGTGGCGGGTGAAACTGCTGCTGCATTGGCTGCTGCGTCCATTGTGTTTAGATCACGTGATCCTGCTTACTCTAGATTACTTCTCGATCGAGCCGTTAAG GTGTTCGATTTTGCTGATAGACACAGGGGAGCGTACAGCAACAGCCTACGTTCAGCAGTGTGCCCTTTTTACTGTGATGTAAACGGTTTCCAG GATGAGCTACTATGGGGAGCAGCATGGCTGCACAAAGCTTCTCGCAGGCGCCATTATAGAGAGTATATAGTGAAAAACGAGGTCGTATTGCATGCTGGAGATACCATCAATGAGTTTGGCTGGGATAATAAGCATGCTGGTATTAACGTCCTTATCTCCAAg GAAGTGTTGATGGGAAAAGCAAACTATTTTCAGACTTTCAAGCAAAACGCAGATGCTTTCATTTGTTCTTTATTGCCTGGAATTTCTCATCCGCAAGTTCAATATTCTCCCG GTGGCTTGATCTTCAAGGCTGGAGGGAGTAACATGCAACATGTAACGTCCTTGTCTTTCCTGCTTCTGGCTTATTCTAATTATCTTAGCCATGCCAATAAAGTCGTGCCATGTGGCCAGATTACTGCCTCCCCTGCCCTCCTCAAACAATTGGCCAAACGTCAG GTGGACTACATACTTGGAGATAATCCATTGGAGATGTCCTACATGGTTGGATATGGACAAAGGTACCCACAAAGGATCCACCACAGGGGAAGCTCGTTACCATCAGTTCAGGCCCACCCGGCCCGTATAGGGTGCAAAGCTGGGTCTAGATATTTTCTAAGTCCAAATGCCAACCCTAATGTGCATATTGGAGCAGTAGTTGGTGGGCCAAATGTCACAGATGCTTTTCCAGATTCCAGGCCATATTTTCAAGAGTCTGAGCCCACTACTTACATTAATGCACCTTTGGTGGGCCTGCTGGCATTCTTTTCAGCCCATTATTAA